AGATCATCTCAGCCTTATGGAACTTAGCCGAACATTACAGCGCGATTTATCCAGCTTGAGTCAGTCAGCTTCTCGACTGGAAAAGAAAATGAAAGATGACGATTATTTACGCGAAAAAGTAAATAAAATCAAAATGTTGATGAGATAATGCCCATTTGTCAAGCCTGACCCCCTGACCTGACTGATTTTGCAAAATATGCTATCCAAGTGCTCGCAGATTTAAGGAGTATTTGTTGTCACCCGAAATATGGAGAATGTTTTTCTCGGTTAACTTTTTCAAGTCTCGCCTGGCAGTTTGAGTCGAAACTCTCCTGTATAGAATAGAGAATGGAGACTTTTCCATCAAATCTTTTAAACTGAATGGAGATTGATTGTCTAATAACAATAAAAGCAAGTCAAATTGACGGCTTGTAATTCTTTTCTCTTTTTTCTCGAATGCATAAAAATCTCTGAGAGTAAATTTTCTAATGAAATAAACAATAGATTCCTTAATGCCTTGTAGGCTTTCGACAGACGCCTTTAACATAAACTCAACAAATGGAGTAATATCTTTTTTAAGATTAATACTTTTTGAAAATGATATGTAATAATCATCAACATTCCGATAGTAATAATTAGATATTTCCTTGGGTACGTATTTAATGTTGGAGGTTTGGAGTAATAAAGCTTCTATTATTCTCGCCGTCCTCCCGTTTCCGTCAGCAAATGGATGAATAAGACAAAAGTGATAATGGGCGAGGGCAGCACGAATAAATGGGTTAAGTGTTTTTATTTCTTCGCTATTTATCCAATTAACAAACTCGGTCATTAGATTTTTTATGTCAGCTAATATTTTAGGAGGAGTATATTTACCCCCATGAGCCTTGTCTCCGACATAAACCATTTCGTTTCGGTACTGCCCTGGTATATTGTTTTCAAGTAGAACATTGCTGGTAATAATTTTATGTAATTCTTTGATTCTTTCTTCTGTTAAAGTAAACGGCTCGTCAGCAGGCTCAATGCCAGATAACCAATTGTAAGCATTAATTAAATTCTTTATTTCTTGTTTGTCTTTTTGGGTATAACTGACTATGTCCTCACCTGCAGCGATTCTTTTAACATCTTCTCCTGTGATTGCATTCCCTTCAATCATGGCAGTCCCAGATATTGAGCTATACATAATGTCAGGCTCTAGGCGCGATGAAAGCTCAGGCAAAATTGGCAGATCAACAACTGTTTCGTTGAGCACAGTGGCCCGCATAAGTAAGTTGTTAATTTTAGTTTCATCATAAATATCGCATAAATAAAACTTGCCCGACTTAAAAGTCATAATTTCTTTCATTTATTCACCACGAAATTGATACAGGAAATGTAACCAAATAAGCACATAAATCAAGCTAGTTAGCAATGTGTTACCGTAAAATGTGTAACGCATAATGTATCACAAACAAAAATATTTTAAAATAGAAAAAGCCCAACAAAAGGGTCAACCTGACCGCTTTTTGAAGCAAAACGTCGTTACGGCCTGATCATTCTGAATTACACAGTGACTTCAAACCATATCCATTTACTTATCCAGGATGGAAAAGAGAGAGACGTAATTCCCCGATCAATCAAACTGGTAGCCGGGCGAATCGGCCAGGAGTTTAATTTGAGGAAGAAACGGAAGGGCGCTTTCTGGGAGGATCGTTATCACGCAACAGCAGTAGAGACTGACCAACATTTACTTAGATGTTTAGTATACATTGATTTGAATATGGTTCGTGCCGGAGTCGTTTCTCATCCTTCGGAATGGGCTTTCGGCGGATATAACGACATCCAGCAACCGAGGAAGAAGAATGTGATTATCGACCATCGAAAACTTGCGGAGCTCGCCGGATTTGATAGCTATGAAGAATTTCGAATGGCCCATCAGGAATTGGTGAATGATTCTTTGGTAAATGGGAACAACTTCCGGCAGGATCAGTGGACTGAAAGTATTGCCGTTGGAAGTACAATTTTTCTTAAGGGAATAAAAGACAAACTAGGGGCACTCGCGAAAGGGAGAAGTATTTTTGAAAAAGAAGGGGCCCTTCAGTTGCGTGAGAATATGGGAACCTATAATGCTGTTTTCGACAGTAAAAAAGAAGATATAGGGGCTTCAAACGCCTACTTTTGGGATGTTAATTCTATAATTACGACTAGTTAGTGTAGCCCGTCATAAATAGTGCAACATATAAGATTGTGATGTATACTGTGCTGCATGAAAACAGCACCCCAAATCCAATTGGCAGAGGATGAGCGAACACGGCTCGAAAGTATAGTTCGGAGCCGTTGTATTTCTGTTCGTTTGGCGGAACGAGCCCGTATCGTTCTGTTGGCGGCCGGAGGCCATGAAAATATGGAAATCGGTGAAAAGCTGGGCATAAGCCGACAAAAAGTTGGCCGTTGGCGCAATCGTTATGCTGAGCAAGGCTATTCTGGAATAGAAAAGGATGTTCAGCGCTCAGGTCGCCCGCCGGTACATAAACGTAGCCTTTCGGATGAAATCATTCGAAAGACACAGGAAGAAGTTCCCCAAAACGCCACTCATTGGAGCCGTCAGACAATGGCGGAAGCCGTTAATGTCAGCCCGAGCACTGTAGGAAGAATTTGGCGTAAAAACGGACTAAAACCGCATTTGGTGAATGTATTCAAGCTTTCTAACGACAAACATTTTGTGGAGAAACTCGAAGATATTGTGGGGCTGTATCTATCTCCCCCGGAACATGCAATCGTTCTTTCCTGTGACGAGAAAAGTCAAATTCAGGCTCTCGACCGCACGCAGCCAAGCCTGCCAATTAAAAAAGGTCGTTGCGGAACGATGACCCATGACTACCGTCGGAACGGCACGACATCGCTGTTTGCCGCACTTAACATTGCGGATGGCAAGGTGGTTGGAACATGCATGAAAAGACATCGTCATCAGGAGTGGCTGAAATTTCTCAATTTATTGAAGCGCTCAACCCCAAAGGATAAAGAAGTTCACATCATTTGTGACAATTACGCAACACACAAACATGCCTCAGTTAAAGAATGGCAGGAGCGTAACAAGAGGTTCCATTTCCATTTCACCCCGACAAGTGCATCTTGGTTGAATATGGTCGAACGTTTTTTTCGGGATATCACTGAGCGGCGTATCCGGAGGGGGGTATTCCGCTCTACTATTGAATTGGAGGTAGCGATCAGTGATTACATTCAAGCCCATAATGACAACCCGAAACCATTTATCTGGACAGCAAAGGCAACTGATATTCTGGAAAAAGTTAAACGAGCAAGGGAATCCTTGATTAAGTTACAGGATTAATAGCGACCACCATTAGCGTGGTCCGACCCCGGCTAATCGGCTAATCCGGCTACTCTAAGCCCCGGCTAAGCGCTAAGTGACCCCGGCTATTCTAAGCCTGGACATAAGCAAAAAATCAGAATGCGCCTTGCAGCCCTTGATACTGCAACATGCATTGAAGATATGGACATTCCGGGCTTTCGTCTCCATCAACTTAAAGGAGACAAAAAAGATTTATGGGCCATAGATGTAAATAAAAACTGGCGAATTGTTTTTAAATTCGAAGACGGTAACGCCTACATCGTCAACTATGAGGACTATCACTAATGAGTATGCACAATCCCCCACATCCAGGAGAATTTATTCGAGAAGTTTATCTTGAGCCGTTCCATTTCAGCTATCGCAGTGTTGCAATGAAGCTCAAGGTTTCCCCTTCAACTTTTTTGCGCCTAATTAACGGGCAGAGTAACATGAGCCCAGAAATGGCTCTACGTCTTTCAAAGGGCTTGGGGCGCTCTCCTGAAAGTTGGTTGGCAATGCAAGAAAACTACAACTTATGGCATGCAAAAAAAAATGTTAATCTCGATGAAATCGAGCCTATCGCAATGCATGCATAAAATGAAAAGACAAGCTTTAACAACCAAGTCAAGCGGGGCGCCTACCGGTGCCCCTCACCCGAAACGTGAGCCTGTAGAAAAAGCCTAAATTTCTGGAATTATTATGTAAAATGCTGTAAGCACCGAGTGTTTATTGCATGAGCACACCTCACCTTCAGCACCGGATATTGCAATGCCAAACTTCAAGCCGTATTCCACTTCTCAGGGGATATTTGCCCGTTGAGTCGGTATTTAGTCGATCAGGGCGATTTTTTTCGCTGCAATGAAAAACCTGCCGATGGGCAGGTTTTGTGTTTGGATTTCCTCTTCGCCACGATGGTGATCTGATCCGGTCCGGTCTTTTTTGATCTTCCAGGATGGAAATGTTTGTCGGCGAGCATGGTGAGTTGTGCGCCTCGTGCGAAAATAAGATGTCCGGCGAGAAAAAAAAGCAGACAAACAGGGAGTTATTTTGTATCTAGTATCGGTTGTCTGGAATATTTTTTTAACAATTTTGTAATATAGCATCATTGACTTGCTAATTTTACAGGTGATTCTTTAAGGAGGATTCAACGATGTGTACGGACTTTGGTGGTGGTTACGGGAGTGAGATGGTGTCGCTGACCGATATTTTCGGCAGCAACGTATTCAATGACAAGATCATGCGGGAAAGGCTGCCGAAGGAGACCTACAAGGCCCTCAAGCAGACCATTGAGCGCAATGCCGCTCTGAAGCCGGAAGTCGCTGCGGTGGTGGCCAACGCCATGAAGGATTGGGCCATTGAGCGTGGCGCCACCCATTACACCCACTGGTTCCAGCCGTTGACCGGCTCGACTGCCGAGAAACATGATTCTTTTATCTCTCCCACCGCTGACGGCGGGGTGATCCTCGAATTCTCAGGGAAGCAGCTGATCCAGGGCGAACCGGACGCTTCTTCCTTTCCGAGCGGCGGCCTCCGGGTGACCTTCGAGGCCCGCGGTTACACCGCCTGGGACTGCACTTCTCCCGCCTTCTTGAAGGAAGATGCCGAAGGCGATGTGACCCTCTGCATCCCCACCGCCTTCTGCTCTTACAATGGCGAGGCTCTGGACAAAAAGACCCCGTTGCTTCGTTCCATGGATGCGGTTTCCAAGCAGGCCATCCGGGTGCTCCGCGCCATGGGCAACACTACTTCCACCCGGGTTACCGCCACCGTCGGTCCCGAGCAGGAGTACTTTCTGGTCGACAAAAAATTCTATTTACAGCGTCTGGACCTGATGACCGGCGGCCGCGCCCTGTTCGGCGCTCCGGCTCCCAAGGGTCAGGAGCTGGAAGACCAGTACTTCGGCGCGATCAAGGACCGGGTTGCGAGCTACATGAAGGAACTCGACATCGAACTCTGGAAGATGGGGATCACTTCCAAGACCAAGCACAACGAGGTGGCCCCGGCCCAGTACGAAATGGCCCCGGTCTTCTCCACCACCAACATTGCTGCCGACCACAATCAGTTGGTCATGGAGACCATGCAGAAAGTGGCCCTGCGGCACGATCTGGTCTGCCTGCTGCACGAGAAACCGTACGCCGGGGTAAATGGTTCCGGCAAGCACAACAACTGGTCGCTGACCACCGATGACGGCATCAACCTGATGGAGCCGGGTTCCACTCCTGAAGAGAACGCCCAGTTCCTGGTGGTGCTGGCCGCGACCATGAAGGCGGTGGATGTCCATGCCGATATCCTGCGTGCCACCTGCGCGAGCTCCGGCAACGACCATCGCCTGGGCGCCAACGAGGCCCCGCCGGCGATTATCTCAAGCTTCCTCGGCGATGAACTGACCGATATCCTGAACGCCGTAGCCAAGGGCGAGAAGTATTGCCGCAAGGGCAGCGCTTGCCAGTTCTTGAGGATCGGCGTCGATACCCTGCCTGATCTGCCCAAAGACAACACCGACCGGAACCGGACCTCGCCCTTTGCCTTCACCGGCAACAAGTTCGAATTCCGGATGCTTGGTTCCTCCCAGTCCATCTCCGGCCCCAACGTCGCCCTGAACACCATCGCCGCCGAGGTCCTGGACGAGGTCGCCAGCCGTCTGGAGAAGGCCAAGAACGTCAACACCGAGATCCAGGCCATTGTCAAAGAGTTCATGGCCAAGCACGGCCGGATCATCTTCAACGGCAACAACTATTCCGCCGAGTGGGAAAAGGAAGCAGCCAAACGCGGCCTGCCGAACACCAAAAACGCGGTCGACGCCCTGAAGGCTTTTGTGACCCCGAAAGCGATCAAGCTCTTTGAGAAGTACAAGGTGCTCAGTAAAGAGGAGCTGCATTCCCGGTATGACATCTATGTCGAGCAGTATGCCAAGCATATCAATATCGAGGCCCTGACCGGGATTCAGATGGTCAGGCGGCAGTTCATCCCGGCGGGAATTCGTTTCGCGACCGAGCTCGGCAACTCCATCGCCGTGGTCGGCAAGGGCGCTTCCGTGCAGAAGGCACTGCTGGCTGATGTTTCAAAGCTGCTTGAATCGGCCGCCAAGAAGGTCAAGAAGCTTGAGGACGAGACCGCCAAGGCCCAGGCGATCACCAAGGTTGACAAACAGGCCGCCGCCTACCGCGACAAGGTTTTTACCACCCTTTTCGATCTGCGGAAGGACATCGATGGCCTTGAAGCACTGGTGCCCAGTGATCTGTGGCCGGTCCCGACCTACAGCGATTTGCTGTTCAAGCTGTAAGTCGTACATCGTATATGGTAGAGAAAGGGAGTCCTGCGGGGCTCCCTTTTTTTTTGCCGTTCCGATTGCACCTTGGCTTGCGTTGTAGTTTATTCATTGTTGTTTCTCCGCAGAGTAAAGGAGGGAGGGGTGCAACTCAATCTATGAGTTCTACCGAAACTCAGCCTGTTTGCCGGCTAACAAGATAAATTGCTGATATTATTGCCTTTTATGCATATCGGTGTGGAGCAGAGCTTCAGTCGAGCCATCTTTCGACAAGCTCAGGAGGAGCGGTAAAATAGTAATTCCGTTCACTCTGAGCTTGCCGAAGAGTCATTGACTGAATTTGAGTGGTAATCAGTGATGAACAGGCAAAACGGTTTTTCCTATCAGTTTGACAATAGCGCGTGCAAAACCTGCGGCGGCAGATGCTGCCGGGGCCGGCAGGGTTATGTCTGGATCAGCGTTGCCGAGCTGCAGGCAATGGCCGCAGCACGGAAGATGGCGGTTGAGATTTTTACCAGGCAATTTGTCCGGGAGTTCCGGGGCAGACTTTCCCTGCAGGAGCGGGTGGTGAACGGCGAGCATTTCTGCTGCTTTTTTGACCCCATCGACTGCAGATGCACTGTTTACGAGGCCCGACCCGAGCAGTGCAGATTGTTTCCGTTCTGGAAATTATCAGCGGATGAAACCCGGGAGATGCTTGCTGAATGTCCCGGCGTTTCCCTGAAGGATGAGGGCGGATGACTGAAGTGAAAATGTATCCAACTTACTGCACCTTCGAAAGAATCAGCAATGCAGAGAGTCGGGATATATGGAAATGAATCATTTGAAGCTGCAGCTCAAGATTCCCCCGGTTGTGCAGGGAGCGTTGGCCATGGCCGGTATCTGGCTTGCCGCCCGATATCTGCCGCTCTGCCGCTTTGAATTCCGGTATCAGACTGCCGCCGCCTGGATCCTCGCCGGAGCGGGGTTGCTGGTTGCCGTGGCCGGAATCCTGGCCTTTATCAAACTGAAAACAACGGTGGATCCACGACGCCCCGATGAGGCAACTGAACTGGTGATCATCGGCATCTACCGATACTCCCGTAATCCGATGTATCTTGGCATCCTGCTCGTCTTGGCGGGAGCCGCCATCTATTCCGGCGCATTCTCAACGATTCTCGTGGCCGCCTCGTTTGTCTGGTTTATCAACAGGTTCCAGATTGCGCCGGAGGAAGCGGCCCTGCAGAATAAATTCAAAGAGAGTTACCGCCGATACCGGCAAAAAGTCCGGCGCTGGCTGTAGTTCCGGGGTGAGAGTGGAGGAGAGCGGTTTGCCGGAGAGTGAACGTCAATGAAGATCTGGGTCGATGCGGATGCCTGTCCGGTGGTGATCAAGGAGATCCTGTTCAAGGCGGCGGAGCGGACCGGAATTCCGTTGACCCTGGTGGCGAACCAGATGATGCGCATCCCGGTGTCGCGCCTGATCAGTCTGGTGCGGGTGCGCCATGGCGCCGATGTTGCCGATAATGAGATCGTGAAACAGCTCCTCCCCGGCGATCTGGTCGTGACCGCAGATATCCCCCTGGCCGCGAAGGTGGTTGAAAAAGGGGGGTGGGCTCTAAACCCGCGCGGAGAACTCTATACCGAAGAAAACATCCGGGCGCGTCTCAGCATGCGGGATTTTCTCGATACCCTGCGGAGTGATGGTATCGATACCGGGGGGCCACCGGTGCTCAGCCAGAGAGACCGGCAGAACTTTGCCAATAATCTGGACCGACTGCTGACGCGGTATCTCAACCAGGCATGACGTCACCGGTATCAACCGGGTCGCAGGTCTTTCTCGACCGGTTCCGATTTCCGGCAGATTCCGCAGGAGAAAAAAATGACCATCACCATCGGATTTGACGTGTACGGCACCCTGATCGACACCCACGGGGTTGTTGCGGCGCTTGAGTTGTTCATCGGCGACTCTGCGCGTGATTTTTCCGCCACCTGGCGCGACAAGCAGCTGGAATACTCTTTCCGCCGGGGGCTGATGGGTGCGTACGAAAATTTCGCTGTCTGCACCGCTAACGCTCTGGAGTACACCGCCCTTTTCTATAAAATTGCCCTCACCGGAGAGCAGAAAAAAGATCTTCTCGCTGTGTATCGTACCCTTCCGCCATTTGCAGATGTCAAAGAGGGGCTGACTCGGCTGCAGGAAGGCGGGTTTCGCCTCTACGCCTTTTCCAACGGCAGTGCTGAAGCGGTCGAGACGCTGCTCGCCGGCGCCGGGATCAGGGATTTTTTCCTCGGGGTTGTCAGTGTGGACGACCTGAAAACCTTCAAGCCGAATCCCGCCGTGTACCGCCATTTTTTAAGAAAGTCCGGGGCGGCGGGGAGCGGGGCCTGGCTGATCTCCGGCAATCCCTTCGATGTCATCGGCGCGATCTCGGCCGGGATGAAAGCGGCCTGGGTCAAACGTGCACCGGAGGCGATCTTCGACCCGTGGGGGATCGAGCCCACGATCATCGTGCCCGGTCTTGCCGATCTGCGGGAGAAAATCGCCGCGTGTCAGCAGTCGGCTGGTGAAGCCAATGCAGTTTGAGGAAGAGCGTTATCAATGAGAGTGTGGGACATCCATCCCGGTTATCTGAACCGGCAAAGCCTGCTGGGCGAGCATCGGGAGCTGCACGGGATCGTCTCGATTCTCAGCAACAATAAGAAGGGCTACTCTCGACATCCGGAAACACTTCGCTGGCAAGGGTATGGCTGGGCGCTCCGCCAGCGGCATGCCATGCTGGCTGCGGAGATGGCTCTGCGCGGCTATGTAGATCGGACCCCGGTGGCTTTAAGGTCGAAAAAAGGCGTGTGGCCCGAAACCTACATCGACCAGCCGGGAGCACAGCTGGCTCTTCTGGCAGGAAAGTATGTGGAACGCGGGGAGGGCCGGATCCCGTTGCCGGCAAATGCCCAGCAGCTATGGGCCCAGCACAAGTATTCGGTGATGGCGCGCGACCCGGGCATCTATAAAAGCATCGGCGGGCGGGTGGCGGCAAGAGGGGGGAATTCCGAGGTTGCCGCGGTTGCCCTGGTCTTAACGGAACTGCTCCGCCAGCCGCCGAACCGGCGTTATATTAAAAATACCCTGCAGCATATGTGGGGTTATGTTTCACAATGGAGCGGGGTGGAGGGGAGAAAAATCGAAGGACTCACCCCGCACAGACTGCTCGCCGAGATCCGGAGAGCGGCTTTCGCCGGCAAGGTCCTTTATCTGGTCCATTCGACCGCCTTGAGTGATCTGGCCGCCTGGAAATACTAAGCCGTTGTCCAATAATAACTGTCACATTTAGAGGCTGTAAACGGCATAAGGGGCCGTATTCAGGCGACCATTTATGTAACAGTTATTTCTTAACGGCCCCTAAATCGGACCCTTTCCCTCTTCAATCATATCCCAGAAAAATATCGGTGCGGACCTGGTCTTCTTTGACGCTGATCGCGGCCAGCGCTTTTTTCATCGCTTCGACCATCACCGGCGGGCCGGAGATCATATAGGTCGCCCCGGGATAATCCGGGACTTCCTTGGTGATGACCTCTGCGGTAATGAACCCCTGGTGTGCGTTATCCATTCCCGTGGGATCGGAAAGAACGTGGACCAGCCGATAATCCGGGAGGGCAAGGTTTTCCAGTTCTGCCCGGAATGCGATGTCGTCTTTGTTCAGGTTCCCATAGAGCAAAACGATTTTACAGGCGGATCCCTTTTTTTTCTCATGGCTTTTGAGAATGCTCCGGATCGGGGTGATGCCGATGCCGCCTGCAATCATTACGATCGTCCCGCTCGCCTCTTCACAGATGAATTTCCCGGTGGGGCCCTTGACGGTCGCCGGGATTCCCCTGGCAAGAGACTCAAGCTTTTCGCAGTAAGGGCTGCCGGTCATCCGTTTGGTGAACTCGATATACCCCGTTTCCTCGGGGCAGTCACTGAGCGACAGCGGGTGGACCAGTTTGTCGCCAAGATCGACCAGCATGTACTGCCCGGCCGTGAAGGCGAGCCCGTCTGGCCTGGCAAACCGATAACTGACGGAGGACGGGGTTCTTTCAATTCGTTCGATAAATTTGGTCTGGTATGCATTCATGATGATTTCCTCTTTATTTATTGAAGCTCCCTGCAGCTGACAGCGAACAGCGTTAGACCGAGAATCATTGGGAAGGCATTCTCTTTGCAAGTTCAGGCAACTGGTGAAACGGCTGTTGCGATCATAGCATATCGGCCATCGGAAAGACCAGATCGCAGACTTTGGTCGCCGCCTTTAAAGGAAAAGATGCCTGCGGGTGGAGCAGGATATTTTTCTTTTCCACCAGGTGATCCGGATAATAACTTTCCTTGGCCTGCCGCAGGCCGGGCACCCCCAGATCCTGCTCCCGGTTCACGTATTTGAAGTCTTGCAGGCCGAATTCGGCAAACCACTTGTTGATCAGCTGGCCGAGCCCGGGGATCGCGGGGTTCGCTTTTTCGAAATGCCAC
This is a stretch of genomic DNA from Pseudomonadota bacterium. It encodes these proteins:
- a CDS encoding Fic family protein, with product MKEIMTFKSGKFYLCDIYDETKINNLLMRATVLNETVVDLPILPELSSRLEPDIMYSSISGTAMIEGNAITGEDVKRIAAGEDIVSYTQKDKQEIKNLINAYNWLSGIEPADEPFTLTEERIKELHKIITSNVLLENNIPGQYRNEMVYVGDKAHGGKYTPPKILADIKNLMTEFVNWINSEEIKTLNPFIRAALAHYHFCLIHPFADGNGRTARIIEALLLQTSNIKYVPKEISNYYYRNVDDYYISFSKSINLKKDITPFVEFMLKASVESLQGIKESIVYFIRKFTLRDFYAFEKKEKRITSRQFDLLLLLLDNQSPFSLKDLMEKSPFSILYRRVSTQTARRDLKKLTEKNILHISGDNKYSLNLRALG
- a CDS encoding IS630 family transposase — its product is MKTAPQIQLAEDERTRLESIVRSRCISVRLAERARIVLLAAGGHENMEIGEKLGISRQKVGRWRNRYAEQGYSGIEKDVQRSGRPPVHKRSLSDEIIRKTQEEVPQNATHWSRQTMAEAVNVSPSTVGRIWRKNGLKPHLVNVFKLSNDKHFVEKLEDIVGLYLSPPEHAIVLSCDEKSQIQALDRTQPSLPIKKGRCGTMTHDYRRNGTTSLFAALNIADGKVVGTCMKRHRHQEWLKFLNLLKRSTPKDKEVHIICDNYATHKHASVKEWQERNKRFHFHFTPTSASWLNMVERFFRDITERRIRRGVFRSTIELEVAISDYIQAHNDNPKPFIWTAKATDILEKVKRARESLIKLQD
- a CDS encoding type II toxin-antitoxin system RelE/ParE family toxin — encoded protein: MRLAALDTATCIEDMDIPGFRLHQLKGDKKDLWAIDVNKNWRIVFKFEDGNAYIVNYEDYH
- a CDS encoding HigA family addiction module antidote protein: MSMHNPPHPGEFIREVYLEPFHFSYRSVAMKLKVSPSTFLRLINGQSNMSPEMALRLSKGLGRSPESWLAMQENYNLWHAKKNVNLDEIEPIAMHA
- a CDS encoding glutamine synthetase III, with product MVSLTDIFGSNVFNDKIMRERLPKETYKALKQTIERNAALKPEVAAVVANAMKDWAIERGATHYTHWFQPLTGSTAEKHDSFISPTADGGVILEFSGKQLIQGEPDASSFPSGGLRVTFEARGYTAWDCTSPAFLKEDAEGDVTLCIPTAFCSYNGEALDKKTPLLRSMDAVSKQAIRVLRAMGNTTSTRVTATVGPEQEYFLVDKKFYLQRLDLMTGGRALFGAPAPKGQELEDQYFGAIKDRVASYMKELDIELWKMGITSKTKHNEVAPAQYEMAPVFSTTNIAADHNQLVMETMQKVALRHDLVCLLHEKPYAGVNGSGKHNNWSLTTDDGINLMEPGSTPEENAQFLVVLAATMKAVDVHADILRATCASSGNDHRLGANEAPPAIISSFLGDELTDILNAVAKGEKYCRKGSACQFLRIGVDTLPDLPKDNTDRNRTSPFAFTGNKFEFRMLGSSQSISGPNVALNTIAAEVLDEVASRLEKAKNVNTEIQAIVKEFMAKHGRIIFNGNNYSAEWEKEAAKRGLPNTKNAVDALKAFVTPKAIKLFEKYKVLSKEELHSRYDIYVEQYAKHINIEALTGIQMVRRQFIPAGIRFATELGNSIAVVGKGASVQKALLADVSKLLESAAKKVKKLEDETAKAQAITKVDKQAAAYRDKVFTTLFDLRKDIDGLEALVPSDLWPVPTYSDLLFKL
- a CDS encoding YkgJ family cysteine cluster protein, with the protein product MNRQNGFSYQFDNSACKTCGGRCCRGRQGYVWISVAELQAMAAARKMAVEIFTRQFVREFRGRLSLQERVVNGEHFCCFFDPIDCRCTVYEARPEQCRLFPFWKLSADETREMLAECPGVSLKDEGG
- a CDS encoding isoprenylcysteine carboxylmethyltransferase family protein, yielding MNHLKLQLKIPPVVQGALAMAGIWLAARYLPLCRFEFRYQTAAAWILAGAGLLVAVAGILAFIKLKTTVDPRRPDEATELVIIGIYRYSRNPMYLGILLVLAGAAIYSGAFSTILVAASFVWFINRFQIAPEEAALQNKFKESYRRYRQKVRRWL
- a CDS encoding YaiI/YqxD family protein; protein product: MKIWVDADACPVVIKEILFKAAERTGIPLTLVANQMMRIPVSRLISLVRVRHGADVADNEIVKQLLPGDLVVTADIPLAAKVVEKGGWALNPRGELYTEENIRARLSMRDFLDTLRSDGIDTGGPPVLSQRDRQNFANNLDRLLTRYLNQA
- a CDS encoding haloacid dehalogenase type II, with product MTITIGFDVYGTLIDTHGVVAALELFIGDSARDFSATWRDKQLEYSFRRGLMGAYENFAVCTANALEYTALFYKIALTGEQKKDLLAVYRTLPPFADVKEGLTRLQEGGFRLYAFSNGSAEAVETLLAGAGIRDFFLGVVSVDDLKTFKPNPAVYRHFLRKSGAAGSGAWLISGNPFDVIGAISAGMKAAWVKRAPEAIFDPWGIEPTIIVPGLADLREKIAACQQSAGEANAV
- a CDS encoding DUF1722 domain-containing protein, yielding MRVWDIHPGYLNRQSLLGEHRELHGIVSILSNNKKGYSRHPETLRWQGYGWALRQRHAMLAAEMALRGYVDRTPVALRSKKGVWPETYIDQPGAQLALLAGKYVERGEGRIPLPANAQQLWAQHKYSVMARDPGIYKSIGGRVAARGGNSEVAAVALVLTELLRQPPNRRYIKNTLQHMWGYVSQWSGVEGRKIEGLTPHRLLAEIRRAAFAGKVLYLVHSTALSDLAAWKY
- a CDS encoding FAD-dependent oxidoreductase: MNAYQTKFIERIERTPSSVSYRFARPDGLAFTAGQYMLVDLGDKLVHPLSLSDCPEETGYIEFTKRMTGSPYCEKLESLARGIPATVKGPTGKFICEEASGTIVMIAGGIGITPIRSILKSHEKKKGSACKIVLLYGNLNKDDIAFRAELENLALPDYRLVHVLSDPTGMDNAHQGFITAEVITKEVPDYPGATYMISGPPVMVEAMKKALAAISVKEDQVRTDIFLGYD